In Microbacterium maritypicum, the following are encoded in one genomic region:
- the yidC gene encoding membrane protein insertase YidC, with amino-acid sequence MGLDLLLASSTPSDAPAAGGFDLIGTILWPLKWVVELILVAWHWLLTTVGLPAASGLTWVLSIVGLVIVVRAALIPLFVKQIKSQRKMMEIAPELRKVQEKYRGKKDQLSREAMSRETMALYKKHGTTPMSSCLPLLVQMPIFFSLYSVLSDVSKHAKDSVGGVGLLSPELTKEFYDAKLFGVASLHETLGNAVDAQNTTAIVILVTLVVLMIASQFFTQLQIISKNLSPEAKTGQAYQMQKIMLYVLPLGFIFSGVFFPLGVVVYWFISNLWTMGQQFLVIREMPTPGSEAAKAREERLARKGKAIDSSGKVVPMAAYEAEQQRLLEEAEKAKAEAPKRQQPVGKKRAKKKGSGS; translated from the coding sequence GTGGGTCTTGACCTTCTGCTAGCCAGCTCCACTCCCAGCGATGCACCTGCTGCGGGTGGCTTCGATCTGATCGGCACCATCCTCTGGCCGCTGAAGTGGGTCGTCGAGCTCATCCTCGTCGCCTGGCACTGGCTGCTGACCACCGTCGGCCTTCCCGCCGCATCCGGTCTCACCTGGGTGTTGTCGATCGTCGGACTCGTCATCGTCGTCCGTGCCGCCCTGATCCCGCTGTTCGTGAAGCAGATCAAGAGCCAGCGAAAGATGATGGAAATCGCTCCTGAACTGCGAAAAGTTCAGGAGAAGTACCGAGGTAAGAAAGATCAGCTCTCTCGCGAGGCCATGAGCCGCGAGACGATGGCCCTGTACAAGAAGCACGGCACGACGCCGATGTCGAGCTGTCTGCCGCTGCTCGTGCAGATGCCGATCTTCTTCTCTCTGTACAGCGTTCTGAGTGACGTCAGCAAGCACGCCAAGGACAGTGTCGGTGGCGTCGGGTTGCTGAGCCCGGAGCTCACCAAGGAGTTCTACGACGCGAAGCTCTTCGGAGTCGCTTCGCTGCACGAGACCCTGGGCAACGCGGTCGACGCGCAGAACACGACCGCGATCGTCATCCTGGTCACGCTCGTCGTCCTCATGATCGCCTCGCAGTTCTTCACGCAGCTGCAGATCATCTCGAAGAACCTGTCGCCCGAGGCCAAGACCGGCCAGGCGTACCAGATGCAGAAGATCATGCTCTATGTCCTTCCGTTGGGCTTCATCTTCTCGGGTGTCTTCTTCCCGCTCGGTGTCGTCGTGTACTGGTTCATCTCGAACCTCTGGACCATGGGACAGCAGTTCCTCGTCATCCGTGAGATGCCGACTCCCGGCTCCGAAGCCGCCAAGGCCCGTGAAGAGCGTCTCGCTCGCAAGGGCAAGGCGATCGATTCCTCCGGCAAGGTCGTCCCGATGGCTGCATACGAGGCGGAGCAGCAGCGTCTGCTCGAAGAGGCCGAGAAGGCGAAGGCGGAAGCACCGAAGCGTCAGCAGCCGGTGGGTAAGAAGCGCGCGAAGAAGAAGGGGAGCGGCTCATGA